The DNA segment AGTCTTTGCAACTGTCAATGAGCCTCTATTCAATGCTGCTGTATCTTGCTAGTGCTAGTGCTGTGTTTTTCCTCAGTGCTCCTCCACGAGGGCGCACTAGTAGAGCTCTTGTTTGGGGAAACACCCTCAGCGACGAAGTGTGTAGGGAACACAGAGGGGTGCACGGATGTCGGAGAATGCTAGAAACAATACATATGGTCTGAGACAGACGATCCCTCAGCATATTTCTGCTACCCGGTGATTCGATTCATGCTGAGAAGAAACGAGCTTTGCTTTGCGTCGCGAGGCAGAGCGTGAGGATGCTGTGGCGCGCGAGCGGCGTGTGACCCAAACCAACAAATCTAACATATTAACGAGGATCGAGAGTTCGTGTATGTAGgctcaaataaaacaaaggcGTTTTCCCTCCTGTCTTGCATCGGCATGTTTTGTGACTGTTAGGGGCTGAGCAGTGGCGTGATGAAGGCATTGTGCACGAGCAGGTTCCTGAGgcgactgtgtgtttgtgctggaCTCATCGCCCTCAGCTGGCTTCTCCACGTAACAGGTGCGTGCtctcttgctgtttttttttttgttttttttgttttttttttacatttttgaacTGTGCATTCAAAACTGtgcctttttttaaacagatattaATTTATTAGATTGAATATTCCAATTTAATGCATTATGCACACTGTACAGCCAATGCTTGGAAGATGGTGGAATCAGTGATTTTTAGGAAAGATCATACAGTATTGAGCTGACAGCTGGGAATAAATTACAATGTTCATATGGAAGAATACAGTATTTGTGGAGCCCCTAGAGTCCATAATATAAAATCCACCAAAAATATTAGCTGACTAGCAACATGCAACCATTCAAATGTGGGTCCAGTGCTTCAGAGTGAAAATATCTGGTGTACATATGTGCAGAAAGTGGTGAGAGTAGAAGCTGGTGTCCATCACATCCATGCCTTCCATCCAAAACAACAGTGCATGTAgtcaacatactgtatgagcatattgccaAAAAAGTTGGTGCAATAATAATAGACAATATTGAAACATTGCATGTGCAGGGCTTAAGTACTTAAGGGCCAGGACTGGGAGACACTAGGCTATATAATCAGATTATGTTGTAATCATCTATAAATGTGAttgcatatttttttcatgcatTCTACATTCTATCAGACTAACATTACACATTAACGATCATTTATCTAAGTATATCTCTAAACCCAATTGACATGCCAAACATAGTGGCATTTTCAGTCCGTATATTACACTTTAGAATTGTTGGTAAAACAACAACAGCGATGATAATAATTGTTGAGTGACTTTGCACCCCCATGTTTTCTCTGGACTGTAAGCTGATTGTATGTCTAGGGGGTCTTCTTACCTGCAAAAAGCATGCTGATGTTTAGTTCTTTTCTTATGTGAGAAGTAATATTAGTACTGTAATTGTTTTGGTCATACAGATCCCCCTGATAAGGATTTTGGTCTGATCTGGTCTAAACGAAAACTGACTCAGCAGAGTGGAGAGCTGAACCAGACATCAAGCAAACAACGAGTTGGTGAGTTCCagtctgtttaatttacatttccCCGACGTAATAAGGAAGTGCAATGCACAGAGCAGATAGAGGagcaaacatttataaataaaatctaaaccttctctctcccacacacttgGACAGAAACTAAATGTGAGGGTTGGAGTTACAGGTTTTAGAACACAATTGTACCACATACACTTGTCATAACTgtaaatgattatatattttaagGTGTAGAAGctttcaatacacacacagactccctCATGCTCCCTGtcactctctatctccctcttctcttctcccttgatctctctctctctttctctctcctggtTTATTTCTTGGTCCAACAGCACCCCTTAACTTTTTTCTTGATTTGCTATTCCATCTTTTcctctttcatcatttacagACAGCTGCCTCCTTCCGAGCCAAGCCCCCTTTGAGGCTTGGTGTTGCTAAGCAGCagaatctgtaaaaaaaaaaaaaaaaacagcggaAGGTCTGTTTTAAGCAGTCAAAGCAGGGTGCTTAAGAGAAACACGTCACACAGCCCTTTATTCCTCACCGATCAGCTCTCTAATCATTCACCTACAGCAATGTTTCGCTGTCACACTTCCTCTGCCCTCTCTGAAGCCAGCAGTCTTTGATCTGATCATTTGTGCTGCTCCCAGCGGTGTGTGTAAGTCTTTCTGCTCAGTATAATTGCTGGTAACATTCTTGTGGTTCATATCTATCATATCAAACTAAATccatttttatatcattaaaaCAGGAAAGTTTTACCAGCAAACCATGAAGAATCTTCCAGGCACACAAGCTAACTGCTCTGCTATTATATTTAGCCCTGAATGTGGCAGATCCCTGAAAAAAGCCAAAGTGGTAAAGCATTGACACTACAGAAATGCTGTTTCTGCCCTAAAGGTTACACTATGAAGAAAACACTGTTGTAATTTGCTGCTGTTTTCCAGCACTATGATAACTGTATCTGTTAAAACACTGCCAATGAGATCCTTCCATCCAACCACTCATCCATCCCTACTCCAGGGAACTTGGAGTCTGTAGTTGGGGCACAATCCGGTGGACACCCGAATTGTGCACCCCATCCCATAATAGCACCCCATCCCATAAtagatcacacactcactatgtGGTATCTGGAGGAAACTCACAAAGCAAGAGGAACAcgtgtaaactccacacacacacatacacatacacacacacacacacacacacacacacacacacacacacacacacacacacacacacacacactaagctaCCATGTCCCCATTAAGAAgatctacagtatttatttcaACTTTTCAGACAGGCTGAGCATCAAACATTAGTTACTTTTCATGAAATTTGCTGTGTGAAACCTGACATACAATATTGTGagtttaacattttcttttctttgtgcaGCATTTCTAGAATCACATTCCTGCATGGGGGTGCTTTTATTTTCTGACCTCACAAGATTAATAATCTCCTCAAGGAATGGATAACATTTTGGACTACAGATATGGAACCTTCTTATCAGAAACTATATGTCAGCTATTTAGTGTAGTGACTGATGAATCCACATGGATGCCTGAAGCAGCATTTTAAATTCGAATCTGCTTTGTACTGTCTGCAATAGTCGAGTACATAACTGCCCACATAACTGCAATGTGTGTACAAGCAAAGTTTCTGTGGTGCAGTTTTTATATACATAGAACAAATTTATGTCTGGATACTATAAAGTGTCTCTCATTGTGTTAATGTAAGCAGGAATGTTGCCTTGAGTTCTGACCACTGTATCAAATCAGCTACAGATGATCAGAGATTTCAGTTAGCCCAAAAGAGATAAAAGCTTCAGCATAACATGGGGTTAAATTTGTGGTCAGATGAGAAGCGCTGTTTCTTTGTAAAGGTTCCACAAATAATAAAGTATGACATCAGCTGTCATCTGTTTGCTAAGTGTTAATCAGCCTTTGTCTCAGCGATGTCTGTTAATTTGTGTACAGTCCTGTAGCTGACTGACTTTCTGCACACTGCTGTCTAATAGTAGAAGAGGGATTGTTAAAGGCTTTGAATTTCCTCATGTCAATACACCTCCTCCCTGCAGAACATTTAGTGTGAGAAGACATATATTTTGCAGAGATATATTATTGATCTGATTATTTAGAAAAATACCAAATAGCAAACATATTTTTTGGTACTATTTTACCATATTTCCAGTTCAAAAAGTAAAATGCTGTGTTTCTTACTGTGTTTGCATAGACAGCCTGAGTGGAAGCACTAAAGCAGCTTTAACATGGATAGAGAAATGCTGTGAAGGTTTTCAAGTTGCTTTTATGTCAATAATTTAAAGCTGCTTGCTCTGTCTCTAGCGGTTACTAAtggactgtgttttttttatgcacacacacatacacatttgcCTCCAGCGATCAATGAATTTCCTGAAGATGTTTTCACTAAGGAGCAGAGAAGGCATGGGGCATTGCTGCTGCATATCCTTTGTGTGAGTTGTCAACAGAACATGGTTCCAGGTTGCAGCATAgcacaagaaaagaaaatataaatttgttttaagATGTTATATAAATGCATGAATACAAGtcgtttttaaatgaaactttaTATAATCagtttgtgtataaatgtggAAGCAAAATAGAGACATTGAAAAAAGTTCTCTTTTGTTTTCCATCTGCAGGCTGTTTACATGTTCTACGCCCTTGCTATTGTCTGTGACGTGTATTTTgtgccatctctggaaaagaTCTGTGAGGTCAGAGTTGTTTTGCTATTGTTTTCGCTGTCCACAGTTGTCCATCCAACACACATACATCTATGTACATTCTgagcatcttttctttttcagaacCTACATCTAAGTGAGGATGTTGCAGGCGCTACCTTCATGGCAGCAGGAAGTTCTGCTCCAGAGCTCTTTacctctctgattggtcagttttATTGAACTCACTTGGTCAGATTAGTGATTGGTGacagttatatatttttatctatatattatatagttatatacaaTACTATTAAAGAACATTATTCAGACTATTTTCTCCAGTGTGATTTGTGTATATTGTCTCAGGTGTATTCATCACTAAGGGAGACGTGGGAGTTGGCACCATAGTGGGCTCAGCAGTCTTTAATATCCTAGTTATCATTGGggtgtgtggcatttttgctggACAGGTAGGATACTTATTTTTTCCAGGTGTTTTCCCTAAAGTAAGGGGAAATAGAGATATATAGAaatctttgtttactttttcctCATAGACGATCTGTCTCACGTGGTGGCCTCTCTTCCGAGACTCTGTTTTCTACATCATCTCAATCTTAGCTTTAATTCTGGTGAGACTTCCTTGAATGACATGTTAAATCATCCAAAGCTATTTTATATAtccttcttttttctcagtTTGAATTGTTACAAACAGACATGTTCTTGACTTGCAGATCATTTACGATGAGAAGGTTCTTTGGTAGGTTTcagtgggggttttttttcattcttttgaaACCGTATAGCAATGTTGAAACAGAATCTCAGACTTTGTAAACTTTCCTTGGTTCTCACAGGTGGGAGACTCTAGTCCTCATATCGATGTATGGATTTTACATCCTTATCATGAAGTACGTAATGATCAGTCattcaaacaaatgttttacaATAGAGTCTTAATGAGAGTACCAATGACTcagtacgtgcgtgtgtgtgtgtgtatgtgtgtgtatgtgtgtggggtccACAGATTTAATGGTCAGATCTGGGGCTGGGTGGAACTGAAGTGTGGTATACCTGGTCAGCCATGTTTGGTGAGCAGCCTTCAGCAAGATGTAGCACCAGAGGAAGCAAGCGTACACTGTGACACTTCTATGATCCTGATGAAGAAAGgttgcgtgtgtgcgtgtgtgtgtgcgtgtgtgtgtgcgtgtgtgtgtgtagcaacaCTTTCCAAATACTTtccaaaagaaaatgtataaaataacttataatttgtattattattttaatttataaaataaaataataaaaattaaattatataatattatttataaagaaaaatgtaatagaattttaagatttaaaaattACAATGGGAAGCAGTTCATTGTTCCCATTTTAATTGTTCAGaaacactaaaaacacattGTATTTCGCAGATCAGTGTGCAAGTGAACAGGACTCAGCTGTGGTGATGGTGGATGAGCTGATGAGTCTGCATCCTCACCAGTTCTCTTTATCAGAGGCAAGCCTCCATCTCATGGTCACCCCCATTCTCTTTCTACATACGCCTCAACATAGCTGGATGCATGCTCATCGCTGAGGTAATGCCCACCCACTCACCCTTCATGGTAGTCGACTGGCAGAAACAGGAAAGCTGCATTCTCTTAGCTAATAAAACATGGGTTATCGTTTGAAGTGTGTGGGTATTAATATTGCTAGCACCATCAGGTAAGAATATGAACTTATGACCTACTGGgtttaattcataaaaaattTTCATGTTAGCTGTGTTTAGCCAAGAAACTTACAGAATGTTTAAACCCAAACACCACTAATTGATCATAATCCATTCTGGAAAACTTTATAGTAATTTAATGTACTTCAGAGTCCAATTCGTAGTCGTTATTTCCATAAAAAAGTTATGATACATTCAGAACTCATCCAGACATCCTTACAAATATGCCTAGAATACTAAGAaccaaaatcacacacacagtctaataataataattataataataataataatacattcattTGCAAGCAGCAATTATCGGGTGTAAATACTTTAAGCAGATGTGTGaaaatttattatttagcaAGCATGATAGTTAAAATGGTCAACATTGTAAGATTGGGCATCATTCAACTCAGTATGCCTTATTTAAAGATCCCAGATCCATGGATATAGGACAAGTTATACAGGAGTTATGACAAAAAGATATTTTTCATATACTATTAAATGGCAGTGTTCTGAAACTGGCCCATGCTTCTCTCTCCTGTGTGCAGTCCTTTTATACTTTACAGTAGGTGATGAAGTCCCCAGTGTGGTATCTATCTCTGTATTCTCTATAGTGTCATATAATCATCTGATATAAAcagataattattaattatataattaattattaatattttttcctaTTTA comes from the Tachysurus fulvidraco isolate hzauxx_2018 chromosome 17, HZAU_PFXX_2.0, whole genome shotgun sequence genome and includes:
- the slc24a6a gene encoding LOW QUALITY PROTEIN: sodium/potassium/calcium exchanger 3 (The sequence of the model RefSeq protein was modified relative to this genomic sequence to represent the inferred CDS: inserted 2 bases in 1 codon); its protein translation is MKALCTSRFLRRLCVCAGLIALSWLLHVTDPPDKDFGLIWSKRKLTQQSGELNQTSSKQRVDSLSGSTKAALTWIEKCCEAINEFPEDVFTKEQRRHGALLLHILCAVYMFYALAIVCDVYFVPSLEKICENLHLSEDVAGATFMAAGSSAPELFTSLIGVFITKGDVGVGTIVGSAVFNILVIIGVCGIFAGQTICLTWWPLFRDSVFYIISILALILIIYDEKVLWWETLVLISMYGFYILIMKFNGQIWGWVELKCGIPGQPCLVSSLQQDVAPEEASVHCDTSMILMKKDQCASEQDSAVVMVDELMSLHPHQFSLSEASLHLMVTPXFSFYIRLNIAGCMLIAERQRLIMSRSSGESCSGTGEIPGQESPGMEGAPWGLENGDNMDSETQPLEETRTWGKGGTMEMVEDMGDAQPKDTEDEEAEEVQPFNPLIVPGGCFERVKWFLSWPLSCLLYYTVPNCLLPLWERWFMVTFVVSTLWIAVFSYLMVWMVTIISFTLDIPDVIMGITFLAAGTSVPDCMASLIVARQGMGDMAVSNSIGSNIFDILLGLGFPWALRTLVVDYGSTVFINSRGLVYSVILLLASVFLTVLSVHLNHWRLDPRLGLGLMVLYGIFLLCSICFEKL